The stretch of DNA TGCAAACGAACCCTGCGTTGTAGCCGGTATATGCGAAGCAGAAGCTGTTTTTCAATATTTCAACATTAAAACAAACGCTTTGGTTTCAGACGGTCAAAGTGTTGAAAAAGGAGATATAATCCTTGAAGTGAGCGGTTCTCTGAAATCCATCCTTTCTGCTGAGCGCACTGCTCTTAATTTCCTGATGAGAATGTCTGGAATTGCCACAGTTACACACAGCATCTCATCCAAACTGTCTCATGCAAAGGTTGCTGCAACGAGAAAAACTACGCCTGGATTCAGGTCATTTGAGAAAAAAGCAGTTATACTGGGCGGAGGCGATCCGCACCGCTTCTGCTTGGACGATCTGATCCTCATTAAAGACAATCATATTGCAGTTGTAGGCGGAGTGGCTGAGGCTGTAATCAAAGCAAAAAAGTTCTCCTTTGCCAAAAAGGTAGAAGTTGAGGTTGAATCCATTGAGGATGCAGAGGCTGCAGTGAAGTCTGAAGCCGATATTATATTGTTGGACAATATGTCTCCTGAGAAAGCTGCAAAATGCTACAGCTTGATAAAATCACTAAATTCAAAAATCATTGTGGAAGTTTCAGGAACAATCACGCCGGAAACCGCACAGCTGTATGATGAATGCGCTGATATCATTTCGCTGGGATGGATAACACATTCTGTAAGATCCATACACTTTTCTCTTGATGTGTGTTAGTAAAGTGAGCATGACCAGATATTAGTAAACATGAAAGAGAACCAATCAGACATAAAGAATTTAGAAGACAAACATAAGATGTCGATTATTCTATACATATTCAGGAATGGAAGAGTACAGTCTATGATGCCATTCCTAAGACTCCAAGCATGCTTAATAAAATTTGATGAAGTGGAGACTATTGGTATTCTAAACAGGAACGACTCATAACTCTGGTAAAAATACAATATATGTTGACCAGACAGATCATAGGGCCATTGCAAAACGAGTGCCTGAACCTGAGTATCTGATAAAGAGTGAAGTGAGATAAAGAAGAGACTAAATTTGTTTAGCACTTGGGCGATTCTTTTAGCAAAACCAAAAGAAGAATGATTTGTTTTAACAAAATATATAGGGCAAGAATACGATAGTGGGCGATGTAGGAGTTACCGCCCTCTTGCGAGGACGGGGTTCGTAACGTGACCACACGGACTAGCTTAGTGCCAGTCTAGTATGGCAACGGTACAATCATCGATTACCATACAAGTCCAGATGCTGACTCTGGGGAAACAATTCATTGCGAATCACCTCCTGCGATCAGATCCAGACACGGTAGGATATGACCAAACTACTCCTACCGAGTCTGGCTTAGCCTTCCGCAAAAGGGACCAATGAGTCCCTTTTTTATTATATTTTCGCTTTTTGAAAATGTTATTTATTTAGATTTGAACTGGTCTGCCTGACTACCCGAGAAATAATAAATTAAAAGTTATTGCATATAATTCTAAAAAAACAAGTACACCTGTAGTAAATGTTAAGCAAAAAAGCTATATGTGCATAGAAAGCGATAAAAGAACTAAGGTGGAGGTGCTGTCCTCGTAAGAGGGCGGGGTTCGTAAAGTGAACCACTCTTTGACTGGATAATTAGATCCAGTCGATAACTATCGACAATTTGCCGATAGTTATTTTAACTCTGAATCCACGCGGGAAACGAGTTACTTTTGCTGAAATCAGCACTTTCACCCCCTACCCAACACGGATCCAAGCCCAATGGAAGGGATACCAAGCTACCTCCATTGAGCTTGGCTTCGCCAATTGGGCATTTTTTGATTGCATTTTTGATGCTTAATCAACCATGATTATCTGTGGAAAAATACAGAATTAGAGACAAGCTGACCATACCTGTCTCACCGTACTTACTCATCAGTCGTTGATATCAAATTGAAAACATTTCTGGAATTTATCATACGCATCTATCAATAGATCTTCTGCTTCCTCATCTGTTAAATTTAATGATTTTGCAATATCTAAAAGATCGTTGCCACTTTCATATTTTGTAAACACCATCAACTCCAGATCGGTCAATCCATTTTTTTTAAAGTACTCAATGAGGTCTTGATAACCTTGTCTTTTCATCTCGAGTGTCAATAGCATCAATCTCATAGTATGCAGGATGAACTCATCCACAGATGGAAAATTTTCTTTTTTAGCATGTTCGGTACATATACGGTACAAGTCTTCATCAATTTCAATGTAGAAGTCTTCTTTTTCAGACATATATAGAGTATTGCTATAGTTAATAATGTAAATTGCGTACCAATACCAAATATTTGCCCTACATACGATATACCACAGCATTAGATAATGCACCATAATGCCCAAACGGTCACCGCCGAAAGTTATGTACAGAGTTATGCTGCCTGCTGAATTAGTACCAAAAATTGACAAGATCATCCATGATGAGCAGTATGCAGGGAGAAATGACTTTACAGTTAGACTAATCAGAAACTACCTGGATGAAAAAGAAGAAAGGGATAAAATCAGCAAACAGTATGAAATGTTTGAAGCAGATAAGAAAAGAAGATTGAAAGAGTCCTCATTAGATAATGAAAATGAAGAGTGAATAAAATTAATATGAATCTGGCTATGATAATGATTTCTTTCTTCGATTTAACGTCTGCTATGTTATTTTTCAACTCTTATGAATCTATCTGATTATCAAACGATAAACCATTGTTTGATTTTTAAATAAATCGTATGAGAAATTAGTACAGCATTAAGCAAAAAAGGTATAAGCTCAAAAAACAATATGAGAACTAAGATGGAGGTGTAACGTCTCCTTTTCAGGAGACGAGGCATAAAGCCTAGAGTTTGATACCGTAAGTCATATGGCTTATGATATCTCGATACTTATCGACAATTTGCCGATACGTATCTCTATTCTGAATCCGCGTGGGATTCTAGTAATCCTGGCATAAGTAGCCAGCACATCACTCCTCCCAGAGGATTCAACCCTAAGGAGATGGGAGTCATCCACCTCCATAAGGTTGACTTCTCCCCTTTCGGGTATTTTCTGATTGTTGTTTTTCTATACATTATCAAGGGCGCTTACTCTTTTCTTTTCTGCTGACTCCAGAGTTTATACTTGTATTCCATTTGTGATTTTTCTAAATCTTCCAGATGATCTAAGTGGTTTCTCATGAGATACAAGAGAAGTTCATTGCGACTGCTGAAGACACCTATTTCCACTGCCTTATCCAGTCTGGCGATTAATTTATAGGTAGCATGAGTCTGACTGCGCTTTTAGCTGGAATACGTCTAACCATGCTAGAATGTATTTGATCTTGATTAAAACCAGTATCTGATGTTTGTTAGTATTAGATTGGGTTGGTTTAGTAACAATTAGCCTATATCATCATAATTAGATTACTATGTCAGATTTGAACGACCTCCGTTGTGATGAGTTAAGAGATGTTCACATCTGAAGCAGCATCTTCAACGGTAGCAGATCAGATAAAGTCATCAATCATTTATCTATACTTTATGCGCAATCAATATAGTATGGAAATTGAAGAGGAAAAATGTCAGTTTTGCGGTGCTCCCGCTAAGTATTTTCAATTTGCAGCTTTCATCTGCGAGAGTGATGAATGCATGGAAAAAGCAATGACTGAAAGAGGAGGACCTGCTGGACATAAAAAGAGAAAGTTAGAGATGATGCAGCAGGAATCTTCTAAACAGTGATTGCATGAAAATCATTGGATTCATTGAGACGTCTTTATTGGACTGGGACGGCCATATCGTAGCCTCGATATATCTGCCGGGATGTAATTTTCGCTGTCCGTACTGCCACAATAAGAATGTTGTTTTAAATCCAGACTCGTTTGATGAGGTCCCGCTGGAGCATATTGAATCCTATATTTCTGAGAACAAAGACTTTCTCGATGGCATTGTAGTCAGCGGAGGAGAGCCTACAATGCATGAAGACCTGCCGGATCTTTTGAAAAAAATAAAGAGAACCGGCTTGAAGGTTAAACTCGATACGAACGGAACAAATCCAGATATGCTTGAGAGTTTGATATCAGAAAATCTAGTAGATTATATTGCAATGGATGTCAAAGCGCCTCTTAACCAAAAATATTCAGATATCGCTGGTGTGGAGGTTAAATTAGACAACATAAAACGTTCCATTGATCTCATTGAAGCATCCGGTATTGACTATGAATTCCGTACTACGATCGTTCCCATACTTTTGTCTGAAGATGATGTTCTCTCAATAATATCAGAATTAGCCGGCTCAAAGAAATATGCGCTGCAGCAATTTAGACCGGATTATACTTTGGATCCTGCACTTTCTGAACTGAAGCCTTATCAATCTGAGATTATCATGAATCTTGCAGATTCTGCACAGAAAACTATCAAGACTGTTACAATAAGAGGAGATGTATAGCATTCCAGTGAACTTTAAATCAGCATTCGGGTTCACTGGCTGATGTTAATTCATATAAATAGTCTGAAATGTGACAATCAAGCATGAGAACAATCTCAGGTGTCCAGTATCTGCTATTGCCGTACCACTTGCTGGAAGTTCTGCCAGTTTTCAATATATCAATTTAACTCACATCGTTCATCTTCAATCATGTTCCCGGCATGAGTTATTGATGTCACCGGGGTTTAGCATATAAAATCTTAAATACCTGATGATTATTTGAGAGGCTACAGGCCGTCGTAGCTCAGCTGGTAGAGCGTATGACTGTTAATCCTCTTAGAAAGAGGAACAGTCATCATAAGGTCAACGGTTCGAACCCGTTCGACGGCGCATTTATTTTTTATCTTTTGTTTGTCTTGATGTGAATTCTGCAGCGTGTATGAGCATGTTGTATGCTGCTTCAAGTTCTTCTATTTCTACAAATTCATCCACTACATGAGCTAGCTGTGCGTCTCCTGGCCCGCAGATAAAGACATGCGGATTTACATTTGCAAAGTATGGTGCTTCGGTGACATACGGCATATCTACGACATCTGAATTAAGAAATTTGATAAGTTCTTCAGCAAGAGGATCACTCAGATCCGATTCAAAAGCATCCAGAATCAGCTCGCTTGTCAGTTCGTATGACTCTCCGCGCAGCCTGTTGACTATCAGGTCCTGAACATCGTGATGTGTTGTAGGAGGCTGATATCTTACATCCATCACCACTGTGCATATGTCAGTGACGACATTGTTTTTGTCTCCTCCATGTATAGTGGTAATGCACATCGACATGCCTGTCTTTTTTTGAGATGACGCTTCTACTAAATCGAGCAATCTGTCTATGCAGTAATGCATTTTCAATATGGCATCTCTGCCCAGCCACGGCTGGGATGCATGCGCAGATGTACCATTGGTTACAATATTGAATCTGAAAAATCCTTTTTCGGTATGAACCAGCTTAACAGAAGTAGGCTCGCATATGATAATCGCAGGAGCGTTTTTCACCAGCTCTGAGTCTGCCAGCAGTGCCGCACCGTACATCTGCTCTTCTTCATCAGTTGTAAAACAGATTGAAACTGGAATTTTTTTAGAGACTAAGTACTCAGCACATTCGATTATAACTGCACATCCTCCTTTCATGTCTGCAGATCCACGGCCGTAAACTCTATTGCCGTCTACTGCAGCTTGATCCCTACTCCATCCGGATCCAATAGGAACTGTATCGAGATGTCCTGAGAGTAATATACCGCCTTTACCGTATGAAGCTGTCAGAACTGGAAATGTATCCGAATTCAGGATTGAAACATCCATCCCGGCTGAAGACAGCCTGTCTGCAACATACTGAACAACATTCAGCAGGTTCGAATGAAGGTCGCTCTCAATCAATATGAGTTCTTGAAGCGTTTTTACTAAGTCATCCCTCAAAGAATCCCCTCCCGAAATTGCAGTTAGACAGAACTGCGCCATTCTGACACTGCAGTCTTGCCAGCATGAGTTTCTTATGACCTACACTTGAATTTAAAACGTTAGCAGAGGTGCAATATTTGGTCATCAAAATATACACCAGCTCTTAGGCTATATACCTTATCACAGATATTTCACAGCTGGATAAATTTGTAAAAACAATACTTTAAAAAAGTGAACAAATACGACTACAATGTAGTTTTTTTACGAAATCATACCAAAATCTTTACATCATTATACGTCTATTTCTAATATCGGAGGGTTATACAAAATGACCGATGAACGTGCAGAACGCAACGTCGAATTTGAGACAGTAAGATCGGAGAAGATCCCCTTTGGAAAGAGCAATTTCATAGAAATAGCTAGGAAGAAGGCGATCTCGAAAGACGGAGAAGAATCAGAGTTCATCTCTATATCCCGTGGCTACACTCTCCGCGATGGAACCGAGAGATATAAGAAGTCTGTAACTATTCCTGATGAGACTGAAATAAAAGAATTCATCGCAAACCAGGTTAGTTCGATCTGAATCCTTTTTCAAGGAGTTCCAGATACGAACTCCTAATTGTTTTTCTTAATTTTAGTTTATTCATCAATTCAAACAATCTAGCTTTTGCTTCTTCAAGATCTTCGTCCTGGATTTCCAATTCTACAAAATTGCCTAAATTTGTTACATTATCTATTGCAACTTCTATACCCTCTAAATCGTATGTTTTTCTATTTTTCTCAACTATGGCAGCTTGTGTGAATCCAAGATTGTTTAGAATTTTAATGAGAATTTCCGGTTCTGAAATTGGAACCCCCAATTCTTCCCTGGTTTTGGTATCTTTATCCAGCTTAGGACCTTTGTAATGAAGAGTGAATGAACCGTTTTCATTCCTGAGCCTCAAGGCTTCATCTGTTTCCACAAAGTTTCTGGCAGGATGTGCAAAGTAAATATCTTTCTGAAAAAGCGTATCTTTGAATCTAGCGCCTAGATCCTCTAAAATTTTCTCTACGCCTTCTGGATCATCGCAGGCTGATTTTATTTCAATCTCCAACATGTGGATGAAGATAGAATAGGAAGTTAATGCAAGTTTCCAATACATTTAACTGCTTCTTACAGCATACTGGAACATTGCAATGTTCTGCATTGTTTGTGAGGACCATGAGATTCTGTATTCATTGTGGAAATGAGATACCTGATGATTCCAATTTCTGCACAAAGTGTGGGCTTCCACAAAGTACCGTACTGCCTCAGCCGGTAATTCAGCGGCCGAGCACTACACAGTCAGTAATGTCATTCGGAAGCACCTTGGGGACG from Candidatus Methanomassiliicoccus intestinalis Issoire-Mx1 encodes:
- a CDS encoding M20 family metallopeptidase, whose protein sequence is MRDDLVKTLQELILIESDLHSNLLNVVQYVADRLSSAGMDVSILNSDTFPVLTASYGKGGILLSGHLDTVPIGSGWSRDQAAVDGNRVYGRGSADMKGGCAVIIECAEYLVSKKIPVSICFTTDEEEQMYGAALLADSELVKNAPAIIICEPTSVKLVHTEKGFFRFNIVTNGTSAHASQPWLGRDAILKMHYCIDRLLDLVEASSQKKTGMSMCITTIHGGDKNNVVTDICTVVMDVRYQPPTTHHDVQDLIVNRLRGESYELTSELILDAFESDLSDPLAEELIKFLNSDVVDMPYVTEAPYFANVNPHVFICGPGDAQLAHVVDEFVEIEELEAAYNMLIHAAEFTSRQTKDKK
- a CDS encoding anaerobic ribonucleoside-triphosphate reductase activating protein, translating into MKIIGFIETSLLDWDGHIVASIYLPGCNFRCPYCHNKNVVLNPDSFDEVPLEHIESYISENKDFLDGIVVSGGEPTMHEDLPDLLKKIKRTGLKVKLDTNGTNPDMLESLISENLVDYIAMDVKAPLNQKYSDIAGVEVKLDNIKRSIDLIEASGIDYEFRTTIVPILLSEDDVLSIISELAGSKKYALQQFRPDYTLDPALSELKPYQSEIIMNLADSAQKTIKTVTIRGDV
- the nadC gene encoding carboxylating nicotinate-nucleotide diphosphorylase — its product is MNIESYILEDLGFGDITSDALIDDSLTGTAAIIANEPCVVAGICEAEAVFQYFNIKTNALVSDGQSVEKGDIILEVSGSLKSILSAERTALNFLMRMSGIATVTHSISSKLSHAKVAATRKTTPGFRSFEKKAVILGGGDPHRFCLDDLILIKDNHIAVVGGVAEAVIKAKKFSFAKKVEVEVESIEDAEAAVKSEADIILLDNMSPEKAAKCYSLIKSLNSKIIVEVSGTITPETAQLYDECADIISLGWITHSVRSIHFSLDVC
- the cyaB gene encoding class IV adenylate cyclase, giving the protein MYWKLALTSYSIFIHMLEIEIKSACDDPEGVEKILEDLGARFKDTLFQKDIYFAHPARNFVETDEALRLRNENGSFTLHYKGPKLDKDTKTREELGVPISEPEILIKILNNLGFTQAAIVEKNRKTYDLEGIEVAIDNVTNLGNFVELEIQDEDLEEAKARLFELMNKLKLRKTIRSSYLELLEKGFRSN